Genomic window (Armatimonadota bacterium):
CCATAAGCTCGGATACCGGCTTAACAGGAGGTGCGGCGAGGATTCGAGCCACGCGCTCAAGGCCGTTGACGCCGAGGGTTCGGAGTTTCGCCTCAACCTTTGCCATCATCGCGTCAATTCCGTCGCCCTTACCGAAGTCAACTTCAAGTTGAAGCTCAGACTTGATATAGCTATCAAGAACGCGCTGTCGGAAGTGCTCGGCAAGCCGCTCCATTTCCTCAAGAACTTCGTGCTCAGTAGCTCCCTGGAACGCCGGGCACTTGTACTCGATTCCCAGGTGCTTGCCAACATAGCCAAGGTGGGTTTCAAGAATCTGCCCGATGTTCATTCGCGAAGGAACACCAAGTGGGTTCAAGACGATGTCGACCGGAGTACCGTCCGCAAGGAACGGCATATCCTCAGCCGACATAACCCGAGAGACAACTCCCTTGTTACCGTGTCGTCCCGCCATTTTGTCTCCGACCATCAGCTTTCGCTTCTGAGCAATGAAGACCTGAACGGTCATGTTAGTACCGGCTGGCAACTCGTCTCCAGGAATCTGCAGAAGAGGCTCTTCGGTTCGGTCGCAAATAAGGCGATCTCGCTTCTTGGACTCTTTGTAGATGTAGTTGATCGAAGGCGAGAGGTACTTGTAGCGGCTAAAGACTTTCACGTCGATAACCGTTCCCTTCTCACCGTGCGGAACTCGGAGCGAAACGTCTCGGGTTTCTTCGGCCTTTTTACCAAAGATCGCGATAATCAGCCGCTCTTCTGCGGTCATTTCGACCTGACCCTTCGGAGCAACCTTTCCAACCAGAATGTCTTCCGGACGAACCTCGGCACCGATTCGGATAATTCCGTTCTCGTCGAGATCCTTCAGGGCATCTTCGCCGACGTTAGGAATATCTCGGGTGATTTCTTCAGGGCCGAGCTTGGTGTCAACCGCTTCGGTTTCGTATCGCTCGATGTGGATCGAAGTATAAACATCGTCCTTCACCACGCGGTCACTGATGAGGATCGCGTCCTCATAGTTGTAACCGTTCCACGGCATGAACGCGACAACCACGTTCTTACCAAGAGCCAGCTCGCCATTGTCAACACAAGGACCGTCCGCAAGGGCGTCACCCTTCAGAACGTACTGACCGAGTCCAACGACTGGTCGCTGGGTGAAACAGGTCGACTTGTTCGACTGCACCATGTGCATCAGCGAGTAGTTATCAAGCTGCCCGTCATCCTTTCGGATGCGAATCTCGGTCGCCGAAACGTACTCAACCTTACCAGGATTGTGAGCAACAACCGCCGCACCAGAGTCAACCGCCGCAACACTTTCATAGCCAGTTCCAACGAGAGGCTTGTCAGCGCGAAGGCAAGGAACTGCCTGTCGCTGCATGTTTGCGCCCATCAAAGCGCGGTTCGCGTCATCGTTCTCAAGGAACGGAATGAGCGCGGTTGCAACCGAAATGATCTGAGCAGGCGAGACGTCGATGTAGTCAATCTTTTCGCGAGGAACCGTCGGATACGAAGCACCCTGGAGAACTCCACCGGCGCAGCGAACCTGAATTCGCTCGTCAAGGAAGAGGCCAGCGGCGTCTGTCTTGATGTCCGCAGGAGCAACAAGAATTCCATCTTCCTGCTGAGCGGTTAGGTATACGACCTGATCTGTAATGTGCCCTTCGGTCACCTTACGGTACGGCGTCATGATGAAGCCAAACTCGTCCACTCGAGCGTGCGAGGTGAGCTGCGAGATCAGACCAATATTCGGACCTTCTGGAGTCTCAATTGGACAGATTCGACCATAGTGCGAACGGTGGACGTCGCGAACTTCCAGCTTTGCGCTGGACCGCTGAAGACCACCAGGTCCGAGCGAGGAGAGACGCCGCTTGTTGGTGATTTCCGACAGCGGATTCGTCTGATCCATGAACGTCGAAAGCTGGTTAGAACTGAAGAAGCTCTTGATGGATGCCGAGATCGGTTTGACCGAAAGGATTATTCCCGGCAGCAAGTTCTCTTGATCCTGCGAGGTCATTCGCTCACGAGCAACCTTCTCCATTCGGACGAAGCCGAGGCGAAGTTGCGACTGGAGAAGCTCCCCAACAGAGCGGACTCGCTTGTTCTTCAGATCGTCAATATCGTCCCGATCTTTCTCACGGTTGACGTAAGGCGTCATCGCGATCATGATGTTCGCGAGGTCTTCGGCGGTCAAGTTTCGGACGTTCAAAGGAATGTCGAGGCCGAGCTTCTGGTTCAAGAAGCGGCGACCGACACGACCGAGGTCATATCGCCGAACATCGAAGAACAACCCGTAAACGAGCTGCTTAGCCGCATCCTCGTTAGCCGCTTCGCCCGGACGCATTCGCTTGTAAATGTCGAGAAGAGCATCGCGCGAGTTGTTGGTCGGGTCAGCTTCGAGAGTTGCGTCAACGAGAACCGGCACGTGGCGCACGTCGAGCGACGGCAAGTCCATTGCCACAATTCGCTTGGCAACCGCTGTATCGATCTTCCCACCAGCGGCAATCACGAGCTCGCCAGCTTCAACGATGTCGGCAAGCACTCGCTTGCCAACCAAATCTTCTTCAGAAGGCTTTTCGAGAGTCACGATCTTGGACATCGCCATCATGATCTCTTCGTTAGTTCCCAGCGGAGTTGCCGAGAACACTTCAATCTCAAGCTGATCCTTGTCGAGACCCTTCAGGGTTTCAGCAGAAATCGTCGTATTGATATCAAGAATAACTTCGCCAGTAGACGGATCGACGGCCTTTTCAACGGTTCGCTTTCCGATGGAGTCCTTCAGTGCGCGCTTTCGAGCACCG
Coding sequences:
- the rpoB gene encoding DNA-directed RNA polymerase subunit beta, whose amino-acid sequence is MRVIQAASKRIDRHIEVPNLIELQLNSYRWFVEEGLSELFKTFSPIYDFTQSNFIELVSFSLGEPKYSIQDCRDRDITFEAPIKAIVRFGGKEREVIESEVYLGDLPLMTDRGTFIINGRERVIVSQLSRSPGLYFEEGVDSAMQVIISARVIPNEGPWLEVESDGNFVVRTQISQTKKLPITQLVKALYGFYMVDDQGKMKTDGRGARKRALKDSIGKRTVEKAVDPSTGEVILDINTTISAETLKGLDKDQLEIEVFSATPLGTNEEIMMAMSKIVTLEKPSEEDLVGKRVLADIVEAGELVIAAGGKIDTAVAKRIVAMDLPSLDVRHVPVLVDATLEADPTNNSRDALLDIYKRMRPGEAANEDAAKQLVYGLFFDVRRYDLGRVGRRFLNQKLGLDIPLNVRNLTAEDLANIMIAMTPYVNREKDRDDIDDLKNKRVRSVGELLQSQLRLGFVRMEKVARERMTSQDQENLLPGIILSVKPISASIKSFFSSNQLSTFMDQTNPLSEITNKRRLSSLGPGGLQRSSAKLEVRDVHRSHYGRICPIETPEGPNIGLISQLTSHARVDEFGFIMTPYRKVTEGHITDQVVYLTAQQEDGILVAPADIKTDAAGLFLDERIQVRCAGGVLQGASYPTVPREKIDYIDVSPAQIISVATALIPFLENDDANRALMGANMQRQAVPCLRADKPLVGTGYESVAAVDSGAAVVAHNPGKVEYVSATEIRIRKDDGQLDNYSLMHMVQSNKSTCFTQRPVVGLGQYVLKGDALADGPCVDNGELALGKNVVVAFMPWNGYNYEDAILISDRVVKDDVYTSIHIERYETEAVDTKLGPEEITRDIPNVGEDALKDLDENGIIRIGAEVRPEDILVGKVAPKGQVEMTAEERLIIAIFGKKAEETRDVSLRVPHGEKGTVIDVKVFSRYKYLSPSINYIYKESKKRDRLICDRTEEPLLQIPGDELPAGTNMTVQVFIAQKRKLMVGDKMAGRHGNKGVVSRVMSAEDMPFLADGTPVDIVLNPLGVPSRMNIGQILETHLGYVGKHLGIEYKCPAFQGATEHEVLEEMERLAEHFRQRVLDSYIKSELQLEVDFGKGDGIDAMMAKVEAKLRTLGVNGLERVARILAAPPVKPVSELMEVDAENFEFEDLEIEIDEKPVKAKDDVYTNLIAKLKHNVFERAGLDPHTCKSTVRDGLTGDTLPNKITVGVIYILKLEHLVDEKIHARSIGPYSLVTQQPLGGKAQFGGQRFGEMEVWALEAYGAAYTLQELLTIKSDDVVGRVRAYESIVKGESIAEPGIPESFKILVNELRSLGLKVSVEDSNNKELPLKDLDELSGGDDMRLARSVGFFN